In a single window of the Pelodiscus sinensis isolate JC-2024 chromosome 18, ASM4963464v1, whole genome shotgun sequence genome:
- the LOC102445965 gene encoding antileukoproteinase-like isoform X3 yields MKSAGIFLLVGTLTLWMAQPSWTGMTLPVQQILQVEPGTCPVVVLRCKMHNPPNRCTSDSQCAGTDKCCDTGCGLDCIPTQEVTVKAGTCPWIKNKCQMINPPNTCKKDDDCPSIMKCCMSSCGKQCMNPNPSSSSVKSGTCPVIPVKCKMHNPPNRCVSDSQCDGTDKCCETICGRSCVPPQQAKSGTCPVVTVRCLMINPPNLCDHDHQCEGPKKCCETGCGRNCVMPQRA; encoded by the exons ATGAAGTCAGCTGGTATCTTCCTCCTTGTAGGGACCCTCACCCTCTGGATGGCACAGCCGTCTTGGACTGGCATGACCTTACCTGTGCAACAGATCCTCCAAG TGGAACCTGGAACCTGCCCGGTGGTTGTTCTTAGGTGCAAGATGCACAATCCCCCCAACCGCTGCACATCAGACAGCCAGTGTGCTGGGACAGACAAGTGCTGTGACACCGGCTGTGGGCTGGACTGTATTCCAACTCAGGAAG TTACAGTGAAAGCTGGGACCTGTCCTTGGATCAAGAATAAGTGTCAGATGATAAATCCTCCTAATACATGTAAAAAAGACGACGACTGCCCCAGCATCATGAAGTGTTGCATGTCCAGTTGCGGGAAGCAGTGCATGAATCCCAACCCAAGTTCCTCATCGG TGAAATCTGGAACCTGCCCAGTGATTCCTGTCAAGTGCAAGATGCATAATCCTCCTAACCGTTGTGTATCAGACAGCCAGTGTGATGGAACAGACAAGTGCTGTGAGACCATCTGTGGACGGAGCTGTGTTCCACCTCAGCAAG CCAAATCTGGGACTTGCCCAGTGGTTACTGTCCGGTGTCTTATGATTAATCCTCCCAACCTTTGTGATCATGACCATCAATGTGAGGGGCCAAAGAAATGCTGTGAAACTGGCTGTGGGAGAAACTGCGTCATGCCTCAGAGAG CGTAG
- the LOC112545586 gene encoding WAP four-disulfide core domain protein 12-like — protein MQSVGVLLFVRLLTFQTELPAACGQKSVKLGTCPPDYNKCRVPEMDECDFDFDCGDYEKCCFCNCAMRCVKPAEEAPGICPDITEICSMIDPPNVCKKDNTCPENQKCCDTGCGKDCVWPKNSTYLS, from the exons ATGCAGTCGGTGGGCGTCCTTCTCTTTGTGAGGCTCCTCACATTCCAGACGGAGCTGCCAGCTGCATGTGGGCAGAAATCAG TGAAACTTGGGACCTGCCCTCCAGATTACAACAAATGTAGAGTGCCAGAAATGGACGAGTGTGACTTTGATTTTGATTGTGGGGACTACGAAAAGTGCTGTTTTTGCAACTGTGCCATGCGCTGCGTGAAACCAGCAGAAG AGGCTCCAGGGATTTGTCCAGACATCACTGAAATTTGTTCCATGATTGATCCTCCTAATGTCTGCAAAAAGGACAACACGTGTCCAGAAAACCAGAAGTGCTGTGACACCGGCTGTGGGAAAGATTGTGTTTGGCCTAAGAACAGTACCTATCTCTCCTGA
- the LOC102445965 gene encoding antileukoproteinase-like isoform X2, with protein MKSAGIFLLVGTLTLWMAQPSWTGMTLPVQQILQVEPGTCPVVVLRCKMHNPPNRCTSDSQCAGTDKCCDTGCGLDCIPTQEVTVKAGTCPWIKNKCQMINPPNTCKKDDDCPSIMKCCMSSCGKQCMNPNPSSSSVKSGTCPVIPVKCKMHNPPNRCVSDSQCDGTDKCCETICGRSCVPPQQAKSGTCPVVTVRCLMINPPNLCDHDHQCEGPKKCCETGCGRNCVMPQRACFGSKSRHPRSSNDTRPL; from the exons ATGAAGTCAGCTGGTATCTTCCTCCTTGTAGGGACCCTCACCCTCTGGATGGCACAGCCGTCTTGGACTGGCATGACCTTACCTGTGCAACAGATCCTCCAAG TGGAACCTGGAACCTGCCCGGTGGTTGTTCTTAGGTGCAAGATGCACAATCCCCCCAACCGCTGCACATCAGACAGCCAGTGTGCTGGGACAGACAAGTGCTGTGACACCGGCTGTGGGCTGGACTGTATTCCAACTCAGGAAG TTACAGTGAAAGCTGGGACCTGTCCTTGGATCAAGAATAAGTGTCAGATGATAAATCCTCCTAATACATGTAAAAAAGACGACGACTGCCCCAGCATCATGAAGTGTTGCATGTCCAGTTGCGGGAAGCAGTGCATGAATCCCAACCCAAGTTCCTCATCGG TGAAATCTGGAACCTGCCCAGTGATTCCTGTCAAGTGCAAGATGCATAATCCTCCTAACCGTTGTGTATCAGACAGCCAGTGTGATGGAACAGACAAGTGCTGTGAGACCATCTGTGGACGGAGCTGTGTTCCACCTCAGCAAG CCAAATCTGGGACTTGCCCAGTGGTTACTGTCCGGTGTCTTATGATTAATCCTCCCAACCTTTGTGATCATGACCATCAATGTGAGGGGCCAAAGAAATGCTGTGAAACTGGCTGTGGGAGAAACTGCGTCATGCCTCAGAGAG CTTGCTTCGGAAGTAAATCAAGGCATCCCAGGAGCAGCAATGACACCAGACCCCTGTAG